In Desulfuromonas sp. KJ2020, a single genomic region encodes these proteins:
- the rpsG gene encoding 30S ribosomal protein S7, with protein MPRRREVAKRVILPDPKYGDRLVAKFVNFLMLDGKKSTAESIVYGAFDLISSRVDDEPLDVFKKAMENVRPVVEVKSRRVGGSTYQVPVEVRADRRNALAMRWIMTYSRARGEKTMEERLAGELLDAANNRGASVKKKEDTHRMAEANKAFAHYRW; from the coding sequence ATGCCGAGAAGAAGAGAAGTTGCTAAGCGGGTTATTCTCCCCGATCCTAAATATGGTGATCGTCTGGTGGCGAAGTTTGTTAACTTCCTGATGCTGGATGGTAAAAAGAGCACCGCTGAGAGTATTGTCTATGGTGCCTTCGATTTGATCTCCTCGCGGGTCGATGATGAGCCTTTGGATGTTTTTAAGAAGGCCATGGAGAATGTTCGTCCGGTGGTGGAGGTTAAGTCTCGTCGTGTCGGTGGTTCGACTTACCAGGTTCCGGTTGAGGTTCGCGCGGACCGTCGAAATGCCTTGGCGATGCGTTGGATTATGACTTATTCCCGCGCTCGTGGCGAGAAGACGATGGAAGAGCGTTTGGCTGGGGAGCTTCTTGATGCCGCCAATAATCGCGGTGCTTCTGTGAAGAAGAAAGAGGATACTCACCGTATGGCTGAGGCGAACAAGGCTTTTGCTCACTACCGCTGGTAG
- the rpsL gene encoding 30S ribosomal protein S12 — protein MPTINQLIRNGREKKERKSTAPALKSNPQKRGVCTRVYTTTPKKPNSALRKVARVRLTNGVVVTSYIPGVGHNLQEHSVVLIRGGRVKDLPGVRYHIVRGTLDLAGVKNRKQGRSKYGAKRPK, from the coding sequence ATGCCGACTATTAATCAGTTGATCCGCAATGGACGCGAAAAAAAAGAAAGAAAGTCTACCGCGCCTGCGCTTAAGAGTAACCCTCAGAAGCGTGGAGTGTGTACCCGCGTCTATACCACGACTCCGAAGAAGCCGAACTCTGCTCTTCGCAAGGTGGCACGTGTGCGTCTCACCAACGGTGTCGTAGTGACCTCTTACATTCCCGGGGTGGGCCATAATCTGCAGGAGCACTCTGTGGTTTTGATTCGTGGCGGCCGCGTCAAGGACTTGCCTGGCGTTCGTTACCATATCGTCCGTGGGACCCTTGACCTTGCTGGTGTAAAGAATCGTAAGCAGGGTCGTTCTAAATACGGTGCCAAGCGCCCTAAATAA
- the fusA gene encoding elongation factor G codes for MARKVSLAKTRNIGIMAHIDAGKTTTTERILFYTGVSHKIGEVHDGAATMDWMEQEQERGITITSAATTCFWGEHRINIIDTPGHVDFTIEVERSLRVLDGAIAVFCSVGGVEPQSETVWRQADKYGVPRMAFVNKMDRIGADFSRGVSMMRDRLGANPVPIQLPIGKEDYFKGVVDLVEMRAIVWDDESLGAKYDIIEIPAEMVDEVQEAREKLVEEVCSHDDVLMDKYLGGEEISNKELKAGIRKATMALAINPVLCGSSFKNKGVQNLLDAVVDYMPAPTDVPPIKGVDPATQEEITRPADDSGPFAALAFKIMTDPFVGQLTFFRVYSGVLESGSSVYNSTKDKKERIGRILKMHANKREEIKEIYSGDIAAAVGLKYTTTGDTLCSEKDACLLEAMEFPEPVISIAVEPKTKADQEKMGIAIGKLVQEDPSLRVHTDEETGQTILSGMGELHLEIIIDRMMREFKVAANVGAPQVAYRESLTKTVEVQGKFVRQSGGRGQYGDCWLRIEPQEPGAGFEFVDAIKGGVIPKEYIPAVGKGAEEAAQNGVIAGFPIVDVKVTCFDGSYHDVDSSEMAFKIAGSMGFKEGAAKAGPVLLEPIMAVEVVVPEEYMGDVIGDLNSRRGRIMGMEARGAAQVISSQVPLANMFGYATDLRSATQGRATYTMVFDHYEQVPKAISDEVIAKVKG; via the coding sequence GTGGCACGAAAAGTATCACTTGCTAAAACGCGTAACATTGGCATCATGGCCCATATTGATGCTGGTAAAACTACGACGACCGAACGTATTCTATTCTACACCGGTGTTTCCCATAAGATTGGTGAAGTCCATGATGGTGCCGCCACTATGGACTGGATGGAGCAGGAGCAAGAGCGTGGCATTACGATCACCTCTGCTGCGACTACCTGTTTTTGGGGCGAGCACCGCATCAATATTATCGATACCCCTGGCCATGTTGATTTTACCATCGAGGTAGAGCGCTCACTGCGTGTGCTTGATGGTGCCATCGCTGTTTTCTGTTCTGTGGGTGGTGTTGAACCCCAGTCTGAAACCGTTTGGCGCCAAGCAGACAAGTATGGCGTTCCTCGGATGGCTTTCGTCAACAAGATGGATCGCATCGGCGCTGACTTTAGTCGTGGCGTAAGCATGATGCGTGACCGTCTTGGCGCCAATCCTGTGCCGATTCAGCTCCCCATTGGTAAAGAAGATTATTTCAAGGGTGTTGTTGACCTCGTTGAGATGCGTGCCATTGTTTGGGACGACGAGTCTCTTGGCGCGAAATATGACATCATCGAGATTCCTGCTGAGATGGTGGATGAAGTTCAGGAGGCGCGTGAAAAACTCGTCGAGGAAGTTTGTTCTCATGACGATGTTTTGATGGATAAGTATCTCGGTGGCGAGGAGATCTCCAATAAGGAACTCAAGGCGGGTATTCGCAAGGCTACAATGGCCTTGGCTATCAATCCTGTTTTGTGCGGGTCTTCTTTTAAGAACAAGGGTGTTCAGAATCTTCTGGATGCTGTCGTTGATTATATGCCAGCTCCGACGGACGTGCCGCCGATCAAGGGGGTTGACCCTGCGACTCAGGAAGAAATTACGCGTCCTGCCGACGATAGTGGTCCTTTTGCGGCTCTTGCCTTTAAGATCATGACAGATCCTTTTGTCGGGCAGTTGACCTTTTTCCGTGTTTACTCTGGTGTCCTTGAGTCCGGTTCGAGCGTCTATAATTCCACTAAGGATAAGAAAGAGCGTATCGGCCGTATTTTGAAGATGCACGCCAATAAGCGTGAAGAAATCAAAGAAATTTACTCGGGCGACATCGCTGCGGCTGTCGGCTTGAAATATACGACAACAGGCGATACTCTCTGCTCTGAAAAGGATGCTTGTCTTCTTGAGGCGATGGAGTTTCCCGAGCCGGTTATCAGTATTGCCGTTGAACCCAAGACTAAAGCAGATCAGGAAAAGATGGGCATTGCCATTGGCAAACTGGTCCAGGAAGACCCTTCGCTTCGCGTTCATACGGATGAAGAGACCGGGCAGACCATTCTTTCCGGTATGGGTGAACTTCACCTTGAGATTATCATTGACCGCATGATGCGTGAATTCAAGGTTGCCGCCAATGTGGGTGCTCCCCAGGTCGCCTACCGCGAATCGCTCACCAAGACGGTTGAAGTACAGGGTAAATTCGTTCGCCAGTCCGGTGGTCGTGGTCAGTATGGTGACTGTTGGCTGCGTATTGAGCCGCAGGAACCCGGCGCCGGTTTTGAGTTTGTCGATGCCATCAAGGGCGGTGTTATTCCCAAAGAATACATCCCCGCTGTTGGCAAGGGGGCTGAAGAGGCTGCTCAGAACGGCGTCATTGCTGGCTTCCCCATCGTCGATGTTAAGGTTACCTGTTTTGACGGTTCCTATCATGATGTCGACTCTTCCGAGATGGCCTTTAAGATCGCTGGTTCCATGGGCTTTAAAGAGGGTGCGGCAAAAGCCGGCCCTGTCCTCCTTGAGCCGATCATGGCCGTTGAAGTCGTCGTTCCCGAAGAGTACATGGGTGATGTAATCGGTGACCTGAACAGTCGTCGGGGTCGGATCATGGGGATGGAAGCTCGTGGTGCTGCTCAGGTGATTAGTTCCCAGGTTCCTTTGGCCAATATGTTCGGGTATGCCACCGATTTGCGCAGTGCCACACAGGGACGCGCTACTTACACCATGGTTTTTGACCACTATGAGCAGGTACCTAAGGCAATTTCCGACGAGGTCATTGCTAAGGTTAAGGGCTAA
- a CDS encoding GTP-binding protein, which produces MAKAKFERKKPHVNIGTIGHVDHGKTTLTAAITKVLAAKGGAEYKGYDQIDNAPEERERGITIATAHVEYETEKRHYAHVDCPGHADYV; this is translated from the coding sequence ATGGCAAAGGCAAAATTCGAGAGAAAAAAACCCCATGTCAATATCGGGACCATTGGTCACGTTGACCATGGCAAGACGACCCTGACAGCCGCCATCACCAAGGTTCTGGCAGCCAAGGGCGGCGCCGAGTACAAAGGTTACGATCAGATCGACAACGCTCCCGAGGAGCGCGAGCGCGGCATCACCATCGCTACCGCCCACGTCGAGTATGAGACTGAAAAGCGCCACTACGCCCACGTTGACTGCCCCGGCCACGCCGACTACGTCA